Proteins encoded within one genomic window of Eleutherodactylus coqui strain aEleCoq1 chromosome 1, aEleCoq1.hap1, whole genome shotgun sequence:
- the LOC136588430 gene encoding uncharacterized protein isoform X1 — protein sequence MKCNHSLFTHRTKKIFGCRKGYIGSMAWYQRMGINVARMITLVESRPEIWDPAETGYSDRDLKADAWLSVCTGMYPDWDSGTAALHSEILKDVKNRWRSVRDRYKKHEKDCEKSGMSPSQKKCPYQEQLRFLRTSRVLRASSGNIGAAPPTDTTASPDKDGPGQEPCDDESREGTPALEDSQRSTPDLNPTSVSPEVGEQIVSCGNTTAPASRACVSRVVTSARASRSVAAGPRRKNSKADATQEALSLLRRSETADQWDTMGTAIASRLRELSSERQWTILPVLYTVLEIFGSPRAIADSTAIIVAMKNAAFPVQHSNRMLPAPQSFPDQPPRVSRTPVYPMHHGSPDTGYGDTASGGSPSQASFLSLMNSPLQQTSQQSTSRLCTPPNASQCIIGENSFTYTTLE from the exons ATGAAATGCAACCATTCTCTGTTTACTCACAGGACGAAAAAGATTTTCGGTTGTCGCAAAGGATATATCGGGAGTATGGCGTGGTACCAGCGAATGGGTATAAACGTTGCCAGGATGATAACATTG gttGAAAGTAGGCCTGAGATATGGGACCCAGCCGAGACGGGCTACAGCGACCGAGATTTAAAGGCAGACGCCTGGCTATCGGTATGCACTGGCATGTATCCCGATTGGGACTCCGGAACTGCTGCCCTCCACAGTGAAATAC TTaaagatgtcaagaatcgttggcGGTCGGTTCGGGACCGCTACAAGAAGCATGAAAAAGATTGTGAAAAAAGTGGCATGTCGCCTTCACAAAAGAAATGTCCATACCAGGAGCAACTGCGCTTCCTCCGAACTAGTCGAGTGTTGCGCGC atccagcgggaacatTGGGGCCGCGCCTCCCACGGACACCACCGCTTCACCTGACAAAGATGGGCCGGGACAGGAGCCGTGTGACGATGAGTCCAGAGAAGGTACCCCAGCCTTGGAGGACAGCCAGCGTAGCACGCCCGATTTGAACCCCACTTCTGTTTCTCCAGAAGTGGGGGAACAAATTGTGTCGTGTGGCAATACTACTGCCCCTGCCAGCAGAGCATGTGTTAGCAGGGTGGTGACTTCCGCGCGGGCCAGCCGCAGCGTTGCGGCTGGCCCGCGTCGGAAGAATAGCAAGGCAGATGCCACCCAAGAGGCGCTGTCTTTATTACGCCGTTCTGAGACGGCCGACcagtgggacacaatgggtaCAGCCATTGCGTCCCGCCTTCGTGAACTCAGCTCAGAGCGGCAGTGGACAATTCTGCCAGTTCTGTACACAGTGCTAGAGATTTTCGGATCGCCAAGAGCCATTGCCGATAGCACTGCCATTATTGTGGCAATGAAAAATGCAGCCTTTCCTGTTCAACACTCAAACCGCATGCTGCCtgcaccccaatctttccctgatcaaccgcccagggtttctaggacaccggTATACCCCATGCACCATGGCTCTCCTGACACTGGCTACGGCGACACTGCCTCAGGCGGTTCCCCATCACAAGCGTCATTTCTATCACTCATGAATAGCCCTCTGCAACAGACATCGCAACAGTCCACCTCACGACTGTGCACGCCACCAAATGCATCTCAATGCATTATAGGAGAAAACTCTTTTACTTATACGACATTGGAGTAA
- the LOC136588430 gene encoding uncharacterized protein isoform X2 encodes MAWYQRMGINVARMITLVESRPEIWDPAETGYSDRDLKADAWLSVCTGMYPDWDSGTAALHSEILKDVKNRWRSVRDRYKKHEKDCEKSGMSPSQKKCPYQEQLRFLRTSRVLRASSGNIGAAPPTDTTASPDKDGPGQEPCDDESREGTPALEDSQRSTPDLNPTSVSPEVGEQIVSCGNTTAPASRACVSRVVTSARASRSVAAGPRRKNSKADATQEALSLLRRSETADQWDTMGTAIASRLRELSSERQWTILPVLYTVLEIFGSPRAIADSTAIIVAMKNAAFPVQHSNRMLPAPQSFPDQPPRVSRTPVYPMHHGSPDTGYGDTASGGSPSQASFLSLMNSPLQQTSQQSTSRLCTPPNASQCIIGENSFTYTTLE; translated from the exons ATGGCGTGGTACCAGCGAATGGGTATAAACGTTGCCAGGATGATAACATTG gttGAAAGTAGGCCTGAGATATGGGACCCAGCCGAGACGGGCTACAGCGACCGAGATTTAAAGGCAGACGCCTGGCTATCGGTATGCACTGGCATGTATCCCGATTGGGACTCCGGAACTGCTGCCCTCCACAGTGAAATAC TTaaagatgtcaagaatcgttggcGGTCGGTTCGGGACCGCTACAAGAAGCATGAAAAAGATTGTGAAAAAAGTGGCATGTCGCCTTCACAAAAGAAATGTCCATACCAGGAGCAACTGCGCTTCCTCCGAACTAGTCGAGTGTTGCGCGC atccagcgggaacatTGGGGCCGCGCCTCCCACGGACACCACCGCTTCACCTGACAAAGATGGGCCGGGACAGGAGCCGTGTGACGATGAGTCCAGAGAAGGTACCCCAGCCTTGGAGGACAGCCAGCGTAGCACGCCCGATTTGAACCCCACTTCTGTTTCTCCAGAAGTGGGGGAACAAATTGTGTCGTGTGGCAATACTACTGCCCCTGCCAGCAGAGCATGTGTTAGCAGGGTGGTGACTTCCGCGCGGGCCAGCCGCAGCGTTGCGGCTGGCCCGCGTCGGAAGAATAGCAAGGCAGATGCCACCCAAGAGGCGCTGTCTTTATTACGCCGTTCTGAGACGGCCGACcagtgggacacaatgggtaCAGCCATTGCGTCCCGCCTTCGTGAACTCAGCTCAGAGCGGCAGTGGACAATTCTGCCAGTTCTGTACACAGTGCTAGAGATTTTCGGATCGCCAAGAGCCATTGCCGATAGCACTGCCATTATTGTGGCAATGAAAAATGCAGCCTTTCCTGTTCAACACTCAAACCGCATGCTGCCtgcaccccaatctttccctgatcaaccgcccagggtttctaggacaccggTATACCCCATGCACCATGGCTCTCCTGACACTGGCTACGGCGACACTGCCTCAGGCGGTTCCCCATCACAAGCGTCATTTCTATCACTCATGAATAGCCCTCTGCAACAGACATCGCAACAGTCCACCTCACGACTGTGCACGCCACCAAATGCATCTCAATGCATTATAGGAGAAAACTCTTTTACTTATACGACATTGGAGTAA